A region of the Thiomicrorhabdus sp. genome:
CCATCAACTCATTCACTTCAACCGTACCTGGTTGGCAAATTCTTCCTAAATCATTACGCTCTAAATCAATCAACATAATGTGTTCAGCACGTTCTTTAGGGTGCTCTATTAACTCGGTGACTAGAGCTTTATCTGCTTGGGCATTTTCACCACGTTTTCTTGTGCCAGCAATTGGGCGTGTTTCTACCCAAGGCTTTTGATATTTAACCAAACGTTCTGGCGATGAACTAATAATTTGCCAGGCCTGGTTATCTAGATTTGATTGTTGTGAGCCTGTCTCAAAATGTGCTAAAGCCGCAAAAGGAGCTGGATTAGATTTACGTAATGCTCTATACACATCTAAGTAAGAGGTATTTTTTTCTAACTCTACTTGCCATTGACGCGACAGATTTACCTGAAATACATCACCTGCCAAGATATATTCTTTGATCGCTTCTACACCCGATAAATATTTTTGTTCCGGCTCTTCATGATCACTGTTCACTTTAACCGCTAAAACATCGTTATTAAGAGCTAAAGCATTGATTAAATCAGATTCTATTTCTGCTAAACAGTGTTCAAACTCAGGCTCCGCAACCAGATACAAGTTTTGAGATGAATGTTCAAAAACAAGTCCAGCAGGAATGCGAGTAAGATTTGCTAAAGGAAACTGTGATTTTGGAAGTTGTAAAACAGGTTCAACCACTTGAGCGTAATCATAGCTAAAATAGGCAAACCAACCACCAATAAAAGGCAGGTTTTCTCGGTTTTGAATATCAGGATTAATTTGAGAAAATTGAGCTTGAGCTTGGTTTATAAAGTTTTCTGCATCAGCTGGATTGGTTAGCTGAATAGTCTCTTGCGGATAAGCCATTAAAATATCAAATTCACCCAAACCACCTTTAGCCACGCTTTCTAATAAAAACGGGTAACGTGAAGGGTTTAATTGATGCAGTAAAGACAAATCAATAGATGGCGTTTTCAGATTTACCAGGCCTGGTAAATCTGAAAGCAAAATCTTGTTGATAATCGGCGATTGTGAACCCAAAGAGGTACTCGCCTGACTGTTGGCCGAAAAAGTCATTTAATCTATAAACCGTTTAATTCTGATTTTCTAAGAAGATACAGTTTACTTGAGTTTTAGGCATTTTAAATAACAAAATTTCGACTAAATTCAATACCAAAACGGTTTTAAACTTTACCTAAAACTAAGGTTGCGTTAGTACCACCAAAGCCAAACGAGTTAGATAATGCATAATCAATTTTGGCATCACGTGCACCCGTTGCTACATAATCTAAATCACAACCCTCTTCTGGGTTCTCTAAGTTGATTGTTGGCAGTAAGATTTGGTTTTTAATCGCTAATGCAGTAAAGACCGCTTCCATCGCACCTGCCGCACCTAAAGCATGACCAGTCATAGATTTAGTTGAGCTCATCGCTAAATTATAAGCGTGATCGCCAAACACAGTTTTAACAGCACCAGTTTCACAAACATCGCCAGCTGGAGTAGAAGTACCGTGAGCATTAATGTAGTTAATTTTGTTTGGGTCTAATTTTGCGTTATTTAATGCCGTTGCCATACAACGGGCAGCACCTTCACCACCTGCGGCTGGTAAAGTCATATGATAAGCGTCACCACTCATACCAAAACCTAATACTTCAGCATAAATTGTTGCACCACGAGCTTTTGCATGTTCATACTCTTCAAGTACAACGGCTCCTGCTCCAT
Encoded here:
- a CDS encoding aminodeoxychorismate synthase component I gives rise to the protein MTFSANSQASTSLGSQSPIINKILLSDLPGLVNLKTPSIDLSLLHQLNPSRYPFLLESVAKGGLGEFDILMAYPQETIQLTNPADAENFINQAQAQFSQINPDIQNRENLPFIGGWFAYFSYDYAQVVEPVLQLPKSQFPLANLTRIPAGLVFEHSSQNLYLVAEPEFEHCLAEIESDLINALALNNDVLAVKVNSDHEEPEQKYLSGVEAIKEYILAGDVFQVNLSRQWQVELEKNTSYLDVYRALRKSNPAPFAALAHFETGSQQSNLDNQAWQIISSSPERLVKYQKPWVETRPIAGTRKRGENAQADKALVTELIEHPKERAEHIMLIDLERNDLGRICQPGTVEVNELMVVETYEHVHHIVSNVRGQLQEGLSPLDIVHALFPGGTITGCPKIRCMQIVAELEQMPREAYTGSLGYINIDGSLDLNILIRTMIQFEQNGNPIVQFRAGAGIVADSEAQSELTETRHKAKGLVKALETPIETVGSC